From Leptospira congkakensis, one genomic window encodes:
- a CDS encoding helix-turn-helix domain-containing protein, whose product MEYGEFVRKLGQRIKEIRISKGITQEAMEEGEYGISYRTVQDIENGQSHPSIRSIFKISKQLEVEPHKLMLFDDAKAKRRHKLTEKESELLHSYFKKAELIRNLINDKSINQNIEKDELLLYLNLWFNFLYIVIETAIFQFEIKDKTFDSLYNFKTHSWTNEFISKLKDSNQSIGSIQSDSNIQFKELEQLVIYASYLHSTISLFFKGDKKIEIISTENFKFESILIKKLIGNGKVEK is encoded by the coding sequence GTGGAATATGGAGAATTTGTTAGAAAATTAGGGCAGAGAATTAAGGAAATCCGTATTTCGAAAGGAATTACGCAGGAAGCGATGGAAGAAGGAGAATATGGTATTTCCTATCGAACTGTGCAAGATATCGAAAATGGTCAATCCCACCCATCTATTCGCTCCATTTTTAAGATTTCGAAACAATTAGAAGTAGAGCCTCACAAACTCATGTTGTTTGATGATGCCAAGGCAAAAAGAAGACACAAACTTACTGAAAAAGAATCAGAATTACTCCATAGTTATTTCAAGAAAGCTGAGTTAATTAGAAATCTTATAAACGATAAGTCAATTAATCAGAATATCGAAAAAGACGAACTTTTACTCTATCTAAATCTGTGGTTTAACTTCTTGTACATCGTAATTGAAACGGCTATTTTTCAGTTTGAAATAAAGGATAAAACTTTCGATTCATTATACAATTTCAAAACGCACTCTTGGACTAATGAATTTATTTCAAAACTAAAAGACTCTAATCAATCGATCGGATCAATCCAGTCAGACTCAAATATTCAGTTCAAAGAACTAGAACAGTTGGTGATATATGCGAGTTATCTACATTCTACAATTTCATTATTCTTTAAGGGAGATAAGAAAATAGAAATCATTTCTACAGAAAATTTTAAATTCGAATCAATTCTTATTAAGAAACTAATAGGAAATGGAAAAGTGGAAAAATAA
- a CDS encoding acyltransferase family protein → MKKAIKDLFRNGESEIKPLNGLRAFAILFVLVNHYYINLKSIIAPYPTLELLYSNLWSGVDLFFVLSGFLISKGLWENWKVDTKLDFKKFYIKRTLRIFPAYYLFLTITYLTGKIMIFSYERNRILNEAVENLQKAIGNSWADFVFLGNYLQGIHTHTWSLSTEEQFYLIFPILCATIFFKFEFKVRQFLLLLVYLLPVLFRILILSKIEGFSNPPYYEEIYHPFQTRFDSLIIGVIAMDIYMNKENWSNEIKDNVVYFYSLLLLFFSFLIFSHLQSQYDPNFFRHTFKYNVQNIGFAGILYLSIIKIESPISKFLSLNVFSPIAKLSYTIYLWHFIIMGVSMALFKINAKTSIFEFHLKFLAMLVLQVILTLPLYIFIELPFQKLRKKFYNENNKS, encoded by the coding sequence GTGAAAAAAGCCATAAAGGATCTTTTCCGAAACGGAGAATCTGAAATAAAACCACTAAACGGCTTAAGAGCTTTTGCTATTTTATTTGTTCTTGTTAACCATTATTATATTAATCTAAAATCAATAATTGCGCCTTATCCTACATTAGAACTTCTATATTCAAATCTATGGTCGGGAGTAGATTTATTCTTTGTTTTAAGTGGATTCCTAATTTCAAAAGGCCTTTGGGAAAATTGGAAAGTTGATACAAAATTAGATTTTAAAAAGTTCTATATCAAACGAACTTTAAGAATTTTCCCAGCTTATTATTTGTTCCTTACTATAACTTACCTCACTGGGAAAATAATGATTTTTTCATATGAAAGAAACAGAATATTAAATGAAGCAGTCGAAAATTTGCAAAAAGCAATTGGAAATTCATGGGCTGATTTCGTTTTCCTTGGCAATTATTTGCAGGGAATTCACACTCATACTTGGTCATTATCTACTGAGGAGCAATTCTATTTAATTTTCCCAATTCTTTGTGCTACAATATTCTTTAAATTTGAATTTAAAGTGAGACAATTCTTACTTTTGCTTGTATATTTATTACCTGTCCTATTCAGGATACTAATCTTAAGTAAGATCGAAGGATTCTCTAATCCACCATATTACGAAGAAATATACCATCCATTCCAAACAAGATTTGATTCTTTAATTATTGGTGTTATTGCCATGGATATTTATATGAATAAAGAAAATTGGAGTAATGAGATAAAAGATAATGTGGTATATTTTTATTCATTATTACTTCTATTTTTCTCTTTTTTAATTTTTTCACATTTACAGTCACAATACGATCCAAACTTCTTTAGACATACATTCAAGTATAACGTCCAAAATATTGGTTTTGCGGGAATTCTCTATCTATCCATAATAAAAATTGAATCTCCAATATCAAAATTTCTTAGCTTGAATGTGTTTTCACCTATTGCAAAACTGAGTTACACTATTTATCTTTGGCATTTCATAATCATGGGTGTTTCTATGGCGTTATTTAAGATTAATGCTAAAACATCAATATTTGAGTTTCATTTAAAATTCTTAGCTATGCTGGTTCTTCAGGTTATTTTGACATTGCCTCTTTATATATTTATTGAGTTGCCTTTTCAGAAATTAAGAAAGAAATTTTATAATGAAAATAACAAAAGTTAA
- a CDS encoding IS1595 family transposase — translation MKKGNNTTIVRAIGISYLELMQRFPTEMDIIDYFLHIKYPKGIRCSHCLSKKVIHRKLTPRKFQCNSCNNSFSIFKSTIFKDSKLDLRKWLYVIHLVVNAKKGISACQVHREIRGSYKTSWRMVHQIRKAMGQTVSKDMFKAIVEIDEAYVHSDPKPKVKSKRGRGSFKTPIVGVYSREDDKIYTTVAKPNKLGQKLTGKQLLNILEEVTSKEAVVMTDEFRPYRILEKEGYDHQTVNHSEHQYAFNGIHVNNVEAFWSIFKRGLVGSFHHVSGKYLQNYINEFTYRFNNRKNKEIFYDLLEKTLLEF, via the coding sequence ATGAAAAAAGGAAATAATACAACTATCGTCCGAGCAATTGGAATCTCATATTTGGAACTTATGCAAAGATTTCCTACAGAAATGGACATCATTGATTATTTTCTTCATATAAAATATCCCAAAGGAATTCGATGTTCACATTGTCTCTCTAAGAAAGTTATTCATAGAAAACTCACACCTAGGAAATTCCAATGCAATAGTTGTAATAATTCCTTCTCCATATTCAAATCAACCATTTTTAAAGATTCTAAACTAGACCTCAGAAAATGGCTCTATGTAATTCATTTGGTAGTAAATGCAAAGAAAGGTATATCTGCCTGTCAAGTTCATCGAGAAATTAGAGGAAGTTATAAAACTTCTTGGCGGATGGTTCATCAAATCAGAAAAGCTATGGGACAGACTGTTTCTAAAGATATGTTCAAGGCCATTGTTGAAATCGATGAAGCTTATGTTCATTCTGATCCTAAACCAAAAGTAAAATCTAAACGAGGTCGGGGAAGTTTCAAGACTCCAATTGTAGGGGTTTACTCCAGAGAAGATGATAAAATTTATACCACTGTTGCTAAACCGAATAAACTCGGTCAGAAATTAACGGGTAAACAATTATTAAATATTCTTGAGGAAGTAACCTCTAAGGAAGCAGTTGTCATGACTGATGAATTTCGTCCATATCGCATCTTAGAGAAAGAAGGATATGATCACCAAACTGTAAATCATAGTGAACATCAATATGCCTTCAATGGAATTCATGTGAATAATGTAGAAGCATTTTGGTCAATTTTCAAGAGAGGGTTAGTAGGAAGTTTTCATCACGTTTCTGGGAAATATCTTCAAAACTATATCAATGAATTTACTTACAGGTTTAATAATCGCAAGAATAAAGAGATATTCTACGATTTATTAGAAAAAACTCTACTGGAGTTTTGA
- a CDS encoding SH3 domain-containing protein, whose product MEAKDGYLPVAVSIVNVHKEPSLNSPVVSQLIIGNLVKIIPDKKVKDKVNSVNGFWVNVEIGYSIKSNLKDGWVFDNYLGTPEKFSKPTNWLHKKFNGCSGDYCLTLKMKPNATYTYSYELCTDGSCNEQTSCYEKSEKKISNNGYILCQGSGVIKVYKNLVWLQNFGKETNEYLFLKENKLCMPDMDECID is encoded by the coding sequence TTGGAAGCGAAAGACGGATATTTGCCAGTAGCCGTATCAATTGTAAATGTTCATAAGGAACCCAGCTTGAATTCACCGGTTGTGTCTCAATTAATCATCGGTAATTTGGTAAAAATCATTCCGGATAAAAAAGTAAAAGATAAAGTAAACAGTGTAAATGGGTTTTGGGTTAACGTCGAAATCGGCTATAGTATTAAAAGTAATCTCAAAGATGGTTGGGTTTTTGATAACTATTTAGGTACGCCGGAAAAATTCAGCAAACCAACTAACTGGTTACATAAAAAGTTTAATGGATGCTCTGGTGATTATTGTCTTACACTAAAAATGAAACCAAATGCAACTTACACTTACAGTTACGAACTTTGTACAGATGGAAGTTGTAATGAGCAGACATCCTGCTATGAAAAATCAGAGAAAAAGATTAGTAATAATGGATATATCCTTTGCCAAGGTTCTGGAGTGATTAAAGTTTATAAAAATTTAGTTTGGTTACAAAATTTTGGCAAAGAAACGAACGAATATCTTTTTCTAAAGGAAAATAAATTATGTATGCCTGATATGGATGAGTGCATTGATTAA
- a CDS encoding DUF2079 domain-containing protein, giving the protein MVYLFFLFSLVSPFLFISPKNFHAPFQKGVFLFLFLLTIISFWKEKKTKSEAKPNDKLIYFSLLSDKQIKILPYLLCISCIIFFIGSTYHAFQLTKSLADAFLFQDADYIGISDILLSISRGEGFTSGYYSESGIGSYLHHHFAPGMFVLSPFANWIPERWGLAVGVFFVYQLATFLWLFWAYQISKDNLKEKGSKFLVFWVLLTNQLYLYRIGSSFHFEVLVLLFALFFFYIWEERKKIQNVRSHFFWFYYSILSFVTILYLSLKEDIGIYLLLFFLPTVLGFIYKHNQENRKPGAAKRWVFFSIEDKIHLHSLILIISIVFLWMGFVFFIYPIFGDLKESVSWANVLTQEYHSAFKQVTGFQKSFQIFLELITSGGLGIFQMLPEVIGIGLVYATHIFSSRPWHHEVYTYYSYSLVPFILYTGILWIQSEKKISLSFAFLILTCLFWKNSLDQNFPLDTNIKSPWKNEAIENEVREDLKNANLLILSNPLKIISPNTNLDPNTTSNLGNDKNLKTKKGICVFSQYNLSFQITDQVKTYPLEQIKNAASICEKASHCYMVLAAEFTDEILWPKSRILEYKKELENQNGSLVWKGEQIEVWKLKAMN; this is encoded by the coding sequence GTGGTTTATTTATTTTTTTTATTCAGTTTAGTTTCTCCTTTTCTCTTTATTTCTCCTAAAAACTTTCATGCCCCCTTTCAAAAAGGGGTATTTCTTTTTTTATTTCTCCTTACCATCATCAGTTTCTGGAAAGAAAAAAAAACAAAATCTGAAGCAAAGCCGAATGACAAGCTTATTTACTTTAGTTTGTTATCTGACAAACAAATCAAGATTCTCCCCTATTTACTTTGTATCAGTTGTATTATATTTTTCATTGGTAGCACCTACCACGCCTTCCAACTAACAAAATCATTGGCCGATGCTTTTTTGTTTCAAGATGCGGATTATATTGGTATTTCGGATATTCTTCTCTCTATTTCTCGTGGAGAAGGATTTACTAGTGGTTACTATTCAGAGTCAGGAATAGGAAGTTACCTCCACCACCACTTCGCACCAGGAATGTTTGTTTTGTCTCCGTTTGCGAATTGGATTCCCGAAAGATGGGGACTGGCCGTGGGTGTATTTTTCGTTTACCAATTGGCAACGTTCCTTTGGCTTTTCTGGGCGTATCAAATTTCCAAAGACAATTTAAAAGAAAAGGGAAGTAAATTTTTAGTTTTCTGGGTTCTTCTCACAAACCAGTTGTATCTCTACCGCATTGGATCCAGTTTTCATTTCGAAGTTTTGGTTTTATTATTTGCCCTTTTCTTTTTTTATATTTGGGAAGAACGGAAAAAAATACAAAATGTTCGGTCTCATTTCTTCTGGTTTTATTATAGTATTTTATCTTTTGTCACCATTCTTTATCTTTCACTCAAAGAAGATATTGGGATCTACCTTCTTCTTTTCTTTCTACCGACAGTTTTAGGATTTATATACAAACATAATCAAGAGAATCGAAAACCGGGAGCAGCTAAAAGATGGGTTTTCTTTAGCATCGAAGATAAAATTCATCTCCATTCGTTAATACTAATCATAAGCATCGTATTTTTATGGATGGGTTTTGTTTTTTTCATTTATCCAATATTTGGTGATTTGAAAGAATCCGTCTCCTGGGCGAATGTTCTCACCCAAGAGTATCATTCCGCCTTCAAACAAGTAACTGGTTTCCAAAAATCATTTCAAATATTTCTAGAATTAATCACGAGCGGGGGACTCGGAATCTTTCAAATGTTACCAGAAGTGATAGGAATCGGACTAGTATACGCGACACATATATTTTCCTCTAGACCCTGGCACCATGAGGTTTATACGTATTACAGTTATTCCTTAGTTCCTTTTATCCTTTATACCGGAATTCTTTGGATCCAATCGGAGAAAAAAATATCTTTGTCCTTTGCCTTTTTGATTCTTACTTGTCTCTTTTGGAAAAACTCACTCGATCAAAATTTTCCGCTGGATACAAATATCAAAAGTCCATGGAAAAATGAAGCGATAGAAAACGAAGTGCGAGAAGATTTAAAAAATGCGAATCTTCTAATTCTTTCGAATCCATTAAAGATTATATCGCCAAATACAAATCTGGATCCGAATACAACTTCCAATCTCGGAAATGATAAAAATCTAAAAACCAAAAAAGGTATTTGTGTATTTTCACAATACAACCTTTCTTTTCAGATCACTGACCAAGTGAAAACTTATCCTCTGGAACAAATCAAAAATGCAGCATCGATTTGCGAAAAGGCAAGCCATTGTTATATGGTGTTGGCAGCAGAGTTTACGGATGAGATTTTATGGCCTAAGTCCAGAATTTTAGAATATAAAAAAGAATTAGAAAACCAAAATGGATCTTTAGTTTGGAAAGGAGAACAAATTGAAGTTTGGAAATTAAAAGCAATGAACTAG
- a CDS encoding aldolase, with amino-acid sequence METSIHVLRKTLLEMKENYSFVCIKTGTETEDMGEEEISLLKTITAGILPLYVKIGGPEARNDIRICQRIGVSGISAPMVESEYALKNFIQTMKNLLTPSEYESYNKSINMETITGYRNLMDIFDSVPFQSLEQVTAARSDLSASMDKKPDDKEVTRISKKIISEAKSRGKKTSVGGTITKTNFDLIANEIEPDFINSRHVMVDTKKAMAIGATDVAECMLLFEMDLFEFFSKTFPEKGYYYRNRVEINRERIGERKVLYFIR; translated from the coding sequence ATGGAAACATCAATCCACGTTTTACGAAAAACCTTACTAGAGATGAAAGAAAACTATTCTTTTGTCTGCATCAAAACAGGTACGGAAACCGAGGACATGGGAGAAGAAGAAATCTCCCTCCTAAAAACGATTACTGCCGGAATTTTGCCCCTCTATGTCAAAATTGGTGGCCCAGAAGCCAGAAACGATATCCGAATCTGCCAAAGGATCGGAGTTTCAGGAATTTCCGCACCCATGGTGGAGTCAGAATACGCATTAAAAAACTTCATCCAGACCATGAAGAATCTCCTGACACCATCTGAATACGAATCCTATAACAAATCCATTAATATGGAAACCATCACTGGATACAGAAACTTGATGGATATTTTTGATTCCGTTCCATTTCAAAGTTTAGAACAAGTAACAGCGGCTAGGTCAGACTTAAGTGCTTCTATGGATAAAAAACCCGATGACAAAGAAGTCACAAGGATTTCCAAAAAAATCATCTCGGAAGCAAAAAGCAGAGGGAAAAAAACTTCTGTTGGGGGAACCATCACCAAAACAAATTTTGATCTGATTGCCAATGAGATCGAACCAGACTTTATCAATTCACGCCATGTGATGGTGGATACGAAAAAAGCGATGGCGATTGGAGCAACTGATGTTGCCGAATGTATGTTGTTATTCGAAATGGATTTATTTGAATTTTTCTCCAAAACATTTCCTGAAAAAGGATATTACTACCGAAACCGAGTGGAAATCAATCGAGAACGAATCGGCGAAAGAAAGGTATTATACTTTATTCGTTAA
- the lepB gene encoding signal peptidase I, whose amino-acid sequence MGIFSTIFQSKPKQDSKEPPKEGAAASGISFGIIVVLVFAFKSSILDANNIPSGSMIPTLKIGDFLFVNKMRYSFRMPFTEKELFRIDDPKRGDIVTFIPPATALAQEESRTGIFAKRFVKRVVGLPGDTIRITRKYIDTKDRGRVHFALIEYKEKGAEEFQSYQPKEVPIGKELSDLDNLEATQRALFQEVKPGFEHLILEGFEDDRRAHIFEYCDFLHGCQIPEGQYMVMGDNRDDSHDSRAWGFVKREDILGKALIIYFSIDWKDSTCEYKDGQELAEKGPEIAERYEGDALDRRCHYTEVFSSHNSRYRDDESRLSWIERTIRYRLWRLSVRWERIGRLLQ is encoded by the coding sequence ATGGGAATATTCTCCACTATCTTCCAATCCAAACCAAAACAAGATTCTAAAGAACCTCCAAAAGAGGGAGCTGCTGCTTCGGGAATTTCTTTCGGAATCATTGTGGTTCTTGTATTTGCTTTCAAATCATCTATATTAGATGCTAATAATATTCCATCAGGTTCCATGATCCCCACACTCAAAATTGGGGACTTTTTATTTGTTAATAAAATGCGTTATTCCTTTAGAATGCCTTTTACAGAAAAGGAACTCTTTCGTATCGATGATCCGAAACGTGGAGATATTGTCACATTTATCCCACCGGCAACGGCGCTAGCCCAAGAAGAATCAAGGACAGGCATTTTCGCAAAACGATTTGTCAAACGTGTGGTTGGTCTTCCTGGAGATACAATCCGAATCACTCGTAAATACATTGATACCAAAGACAGGGGAAGGGTACACTTTGCACTCATTGAATATAAAGAAAAAGGTGCAGAAGAGTTTCAGTCTTACCAACCAAAAGAAGTTCCTATTGGAAAAGAACTTTCTGATTTGGATAATTTAGAAGCCACACAAAGGGCTCTCTTTCAAGAAGTCAAACCAGGTTTTGAACATCTAATTCTTGAAGGATTTGAAGATGATCGTCGTGCGCATATCTTTGAATACTGTGATTTTTTACACGGCTGTCAGATTCCAGAAGGCCAGTACATGGTGATGGGAGATAACAGAGACGATTCACATGATTCACGTGCTTGGGGATTTGTGAAACGAGAAGATATTTTAGGAAAGGCGCTAATTATTTATTTTTCCATTGATTGGAAAGACTCCACTTGTGAATACAAAGATGGCCAAGAGCTTGCAGAAAAAGGGCCCGAGATCGCAGAGCGTTATGAAGGTGATGCTCTTGATAGACGTTGTCACTACACAGAAGTATTTTCCTCACATAACTCTCGCTATAGAGATGATGAGTCTAGATTGAGTTGGATAGAAAGAACAATTCGGTATCGTTTGTGGAGACTCAGTGTTCGATGGGAACGGATTGGTCGCCTCCTTCAATGA
- a CDS encoding AtpZ/AtpI family protein, with the protein MTGESKEPFNQKPEKSPMAMAGVGFEFVSSIALFVVGGYYLDEYLKTEPLWLLVGFFLGFIAAFYSLIKKAKENE; encoded by the coding sequence ATGACAGGAGAATCGAAAGAACCTTTTAATCAAAAACCGGAGAAGTCGCCAATGGCGATGGCCGGTGTTGGTTTTGAATTCGTATCTTCCATTGCACTTTTTGTAGTGGGGGGATACTATTTAGATGAATATTTAAAAACGGAACCACTCTGGTTACTTGTAGGTTTTTTCTTAGGTTTTATCGCCGCATTTTATTCTTTAATCAAAAAAGCAAAAGAAAACGAATAG
- the ilvB gene encoding biosynthetic-type acetolactate synthase large subunit produces the protein MREEITVSQYIIHFLESKGITWIPGVPGGTILPLYESLAESKIEHVLARHEQGAGFIAQGRARSTGEVSTVFVSSGPGVANLITAVADAQRDSVPLLIFSGQVPLALMGTDAFQELPTAKIVSSLVKKVYLIEEPNQIIETLEEAYGLCGQGKKGPVWIDLPKDIQTQIITLPNENINLGSFAKSDAESKLLPNEDGLSFESMDLFLQEFKSLLEDSRFPLLYVGGGAKKEYLRLRELVSRFQIPVVTTLMGLGIFEKEDPMNLGMMGMHGTVTANEALGVCDLLIAIGVRFDDRATGNIQKFCNDAKIIHIDIDAREIGKNKPVTLSLQRDLSEVIPFLLEEDFCIRNDNALQQIETWKQIPEEHPMKSILLDFVSVLPHGEHFVLTDVGQHQMWVAQYFPFLNPTSWITSGGQGTMGFGLPTAIGVALSHKEAHVFCFSGDGSIMMNLQELSTLKEQNLNVKIILINNEHLGLVKQQQDLFYGSLYSGSKFHFHPDFPLLCQSFGIGYFEWDWKLGVSDLEKVLETKGPAMIEVRVPSSWGVYPFVPGGKSNQEYILEKIVT, from the coding sequence ATGCGGGAAGAAATCACCGTAAGTCAATACATCATACATTTTTTAGAATCAAAGGGAATTACATGGATTCCGGGTGTTCCTGGTGGAACTATATTACCATTATACGAAAGTTTGGCGGAGTCAAAGATAGAACATGTTTTGGCAAGGCATGAACAAGGCGCCGGCTTCATTGCTCAAGGAAGGGCAAGGAGCACGGGTGAGGTGAGTACCGTATTTGTTTCCTCTGGACCTGGTGTTGCCAATCTCATCACGGCCGTTGCGGATGCTCAAAGAGATTCGGTTCCCTTACTCATTTTTTCTGGACAAGTTCCGCTTGCACTCATGGGAACAGATGCATTTCAGGAATTGCCAACAGCGAAGATTGTTTCATCACTTGTTAAAAAAGTTTATTTGATCGAAGAGCCTAACCAAATCATTGAAACGTTAGAGGAAGCATACGGGTTATGTGGCCAAGGAAAAAAAGGTCCAGTATGGATTGATTTACCAAAAGACATCCAAACACAAATCATTACTTTACCTAACGAAAACATAAATTTGGGTTCATTTGCTAAGTCGGATGCAGAAAGCAAACTTTTACCAAATGAAGATGGATTGTCCTTTGAAAGTATGGATTTGTTTTTACAAGAATTCAAATCCTTATTAGAGGATTCTCGTTTCCCCTTACTTTATGTAGGTGGTGGTGCTAAAAAAGAATATTTACGTTTAAGAGAATTGGTTTCGCGTTTTCAAATCCCCGTAGTAACAACGCTAATGGGGCTTGGAATTTTTGAAAAAGAAGATCCTATGAACTTAGGAATGATGGGAATGCACGGAACGGTTACCGCAAATGAAGCGCTTGGTGTTTGTGATCTTTTGATAGCCATTGGCGTTCGTTTTGATGATCGAGCTACTGGCAATATCCAAAAGTTTTGCAATGATGCAAAGATCATTCATATTGATATTGATGCACGAGAAATTGGCAAAAATAAACCCGTAACTTTGAGTTTGCAAAGAGATCTTTCTGAAGTGATTCCTTTTTTATTGGAAGAAGATTTTTGCATACGAAATGATAACGCATTGCAACAAATCGAAACTTGGAAACAGATCCCGGAAGAACATCCAATGAAATCAATTCTTTTAGATTTTGTTTCTGTGTTACCACATGGTGAACATTTTGTACTTACGGATGTGGGACAACACCAGATGTGGGTGGCACAGTATTTTCCCTTTTTAAATCCTACGTCCTGGATCACTTCCGGTGGGCAAGGAACAATGGGGTTTGGTCTTCCTACCGCAATTGGTGTGGCTTTAAGTCATAAAGAAGCTCACGTGTTTTGTTTTTCCGGCGACGGTTCGATTATGATGAACTTACAAGAGTTGTCTACTTTAAAGGAACAGAACCTAAATGTAAAAATTATCTTAATCAATAATGAACATTTGGGACTCGTTAAACAACAACAAGATTTGTTTTACGGAAGTTTGTATTCTGGATCAAAATTCCATTTTCATCCGGACTTTCCTTTGTTATGCCAATCTTTTGGAATTGGATACTTTGAATGGGATTGGAAATTAGGAGTGAGTGATTTAGAAAAAGTTCTAGAAACAAAAGGGCCAGCTATGATTGAAGTGAGGGTTCCGTCTAGTTGGGGGGTGTATCCATTTGTTCCCGGTGGAAAATCCAACCAAGAGTACATTCTCGAAAAAATTGTAACTTAA
- a CDS encoding P-II family nitrogen regulator, producing MKLVIAIIQPHKLEEVKNELTKNEIYRLTVSDVQGYGQQKGKTEVFRGHEYQVNLLRKVRLEIAVNDEFVKPTVDAILKAAKTGPEGKIGDGKIFVMPLEEVIRIRSGERGSKAI from the coding sequence ATGAAATTAGTCATCGCAATCATCCAACCACATAAGTTAGAAGAAGTAAAAAACGAACTTACCAAAAACGAAATCTATCGTTTAACTGTCAGTGACGTACAAGGTTATGGCCAACAAAAAGGAAAAACAGAAGTTTTCCGTGGGCATGAATACCAAGTAAACCTGCTGCGGAAGGTAAGATTAGAAATCGCAGTAAATGACGAGTTTGTCAAACCAACTGTGGATGCCATTTTGAAAGCTGCCAAAACAGGACCTGAAGGTAAAATCGGGGATGGAAAAATTTTCGTGATGCCACTCGAAGAAGTGATTCGCATTCGTAGCGGAGAACGAGGCAGCAAAGCCATTTAA
- a CDS encoding ammonium transporter — protein MNIQLVLRPLLVCALFLLPGFLAAEGELPSPPTIDKSDTAWMLVSSAFVFFMIPGLALFYGGIVRSKNVLSTMMHSFVAIIVMTLQWTIFGYSFAFSGENPYIGNFDLAFLNGINLDSVKGTIPTYVHFLFQGMFAIITPALISGAIAERIKLSAYVVFILVWSTLVYDPVAHWVWADSGWLLKMNALDFAGGTVVHLISGIAGLAAAIVIGKRKGDVGLLTHPNNMTYTLLGSGLLWFGWFGFNAGSGLAVNGLAARAFLVTLIAPAAAGATWLLIEWWHTKKATALGAASGIVAGLVVITPASGYVGVQGAMIMGFLVSPVCYMAILLKGKLGYDDTLDAFGIHGAGGAFGAILTGIFALELAEGMTLGNQLTAQVVSVVATAVYSFVVSYILALVIEKTIGFRIEEDKEVTGLDQEIHGEKGYDIR, from the coding sequence ATGAATATACAATTGGTCTTACGGCCTTTGTTGGTATGTGCACTTTTCCTTTTGCCAGGATTTTTGGCAGCAGAAGGAGAACTACCATCCCCCCCTACCATCGATAAATCTGATACAGCTTGGATGTTAGTGTCTTCTGCATTTGTGTTCTTTATGATCCCGGGACTGGCTTTGTTCTACGGCGGTATCGTTCGTTCCAAAAATGTTTTATCAACAATGATGCATAGTTTTGTTGCGATCATCGTGATGACACTACAGTGGACTATCTTTGGATATAGTTTTGCTTTTTCAGGAGAAAATCCTTATATCGGAAATTTTGATTTAGCATTTCTGAATGGGATAAATCTCGATTCCGTAAAAGGGACGATCCCAACTTATGTACACTTTTTATTCCAAGGAATGTTTGCAATCATCACACCAGCACTGATCTCTGGGGCAATCGCAGAAAGAATCAAACTCTCCGCCTATGTTGTTTTCATTCTCGTCTGGTCAACGTTAGTTTATGACCCAGTGGCACATTGGGTTTGGGCCGATTCAGGTTGGTTGTTAAAAATGAATGCTCTTGATTTTGCGGGAGGAACAGTCGTTCATTTGATTTCAGGGATTGCGGGCCTTGCGGCTGCCATTGTCATTGGGAAACGTAAAGGTGACGTCGGTTTACTAACTCACCCAAATAACATGACTTATACGTTACTTGGATCTGGTCTTTTGTGGTTTGGATGGTTTGGTTTCAACGCCGGTTCTGGACTTGCCGTCAATGGGCTTGCCGCAAGAGCATTCTTAGTGACACTAATTGCACCCGCAGCAGCTGGAGCTACTTGGTTACTCATCGAATGGTGGCATACAAAGAAGGCGACGGCACTTGGTGCGGCTTCGGGAATTGTAGCTGGTCTTGTGGTCATCACTCCTGCATCTGGTTATGTGGGCGTTCAAGGGGCAATGATTATGGGATTTTTAGTATCTCCTGTATGTTATATGGCGATTTTGCTTAAGGGCAAACTTGGATACGATGATACTCTCGATGCATTTGGAATCCACGGTGCAGGCGGAGCTTTTGGTGCCATTCTTACAGGTATCTTTGCTTTAGAACTTGCAGAAGGAATGACTTTAGGAAATCAATTGACAGCTCAAGTGGTCAGTGTTGTTGCTACTGCCGTTTATTCTTTTGTAGTTTCCTATATACTTGCACTTGTGATCGAAAAAACAATCGGTTTTAGAATCGAAGAAGATAAAGAAGTCACCGGACTTGACCAAGAAATCCATGGTGAAAAAGGATATGATATAAGGTAA